A genomic stretch from Microtus pennsylvanicus isolate mMicPen1 chromosome 9, mMicPen1.hap1, whole genome shotgun sequence includes:
- the Ing1 gene encoding inhibitor of growth protein 1 isoform X2, protein MVELVENRTRQVDSHVELFEAHQDISDSTGSSGKAGQDKSKSETITQADKPNNKRSRRQRNNENRENASNNHDHDDITSGTPKEKKAKTSKKKKRSKAKAEREASPADLPIDPNEPTYCLCNQVSYGEMIGCDNDECPIEWFHFSCVGLNHKPKGKWYCPKCRGENEKTMDKALEKSKKERAYNR, encoded by the coding sequence ATGGTGGAGCTGGTGGAGAACCGCACCAGGCAGGTGGACAGTCATGTGGAGCTCTTCGAAGCCCACCAGGACATCAGCGACAGCACTGGCAGCAGCGGCAAGGCCGGCCAGGACAAGTCAAAGAGTGAGACAATCACTCAGGCAGACAAGCCGAATAACAAGCGGTCCCGGAGGCAGCGAAACAACGAGAATCGAGAGAATGCATCTAATAATCACGACCATGATGACATCACCTCAGGAACGCCCaaggagaagaaagcaaaaacCTCAAAGAAGAAGAAACGCTCCAAGGCCAAAGCAGAGAGGGAAGCCTCTCCCGCAGACCTCCCCATCGACCCCAACGAGCCCACGTACTGTCTGTGCAATCAGGTCTCCTATGGAGAGATGATCGGCTGTGACAACGACGAGTGCCCCATCGAGTGGTTCCACTTCTCCTGCGTGGGACTCAACCATAAACCAAAGGGCAAGTGGTACTGCCCCAAATGTCGGGGGGAAAACGAGAAAACAATGGACAAAGCCCTGGAAAAGTCCAAGAAAGAAAGGGCTTACAACAGGTAG